The Lujinxingia sediminis genome contains a region encoding:
- a CDS encoding AMP-binding protein gives MTHTNDTPAIQDGAPTNGHANGANGYALPATLDEPTLEGTLNVGESLRGKRILLTGTTGFLGKVVMVMLLRNHPDIEQLYVLVRSRRTQSATERFFDEVVPSGALDPLREVYGDEGYLEFLNEKVSVIDGDICRPNLGLPDDEARALSSQLDVFINSAGLTNFNPNLKNALEINTLSQRLTLDFLELGDNHARLMHVSTCFVAGNSEKPSPEIFPGPRVYPRVEELGLDYDHTREIDDCLKLIEHFEDISRDQEHQVRFVQQAREFLKKHNLNPADRGALDSACERERVKWVDRTLSLEGRKRAAFWGWPNIYTYTKSLGERILADAAARGVKVTIVRPAIIESAESFPQQGWNEGINTTAPICFMMYKGHRFVPTREGINLDVIPVDYVSGAMLAVTAALLTDQHHDVYHLGSSDLNPISVARLVELSTLGNRRVIDREVKTPGWKKLVLKSMDSVVVERKEFERQSAPGLKRTVSGMRKLLKKLPTRELGGVGKAIEGVEKSLKSVEAMATTTEKIFELFFPFIYDNRLTFKSGNIVELSAKLGPAERPVYGSRIQDLDWREYWIQTHIPGLARHSYPALEAKLKERNREVYTYDDLVELFDASTTNFQKRVALQHQSGSIVERYTYGELKERAERACSVLSGVGVGPGTTCLLISENRPQWGMTYFGILKTGGIAVPVDSASTTEQILNIARSARARAIVLSQAVDERLGAELRETLLKESIPARTLTFAQLYSLGLPDQAQLSEVAEAPSSDAASVELLPAEGDDPLLAELMRAEQDGQPLASLIFTSGTTGAPKGVMLTHQNFAHLLNSLQKTFQITERDGFLSVLPLHHTFEFACGFLMPLSRGASITYLEEVNADELTTAMTHNRITALIGVPALWQLLHRRIDQRISDAPPALRFALESMLTANTTLREKWGVNLGSTFFAPVHAAFGGRLRYMISGAAALPVNILETFYGLGFSLYEGYGLTEAAPVLTVNSPERGLAPGTVGRALEGIEVDIKDPNDEGVGEVVARGPNVMRGYLGRDEETAAALQDGWLHTGDLGKFDRRGNLTIVGREKEVIVTAGGKNCYPDELEDIYSKCPDALDLSIVGLPDGKGSERVACLVRPDLPENATAEQIATMQSAIREWIRVEGARVPSHSRVQVLRFWNDEFPRTATRKIKRKDVVKILERLMAAELEAVDRGEVEDTTWSWLDKVLATLADYNAAHIHNNTHLLDDLGFDSLMFVELASILEARDHHVSAETLATIQTVGELQELLDGGASSTELVVQPKSVLERVDSYDVPPAVQRMVKDLLYNGQMNAYERLFDVEVFGRAHIPYHNPNVIVVANHSSHLDMGLVKYALGEFGQDIRALAAADYFFKNTARKTYFGNFTNLLPVERSGTLESSLGRASEALRRGEMLLMFPEGTRSRDGKLQAFRRGLGYLVDTHQIDVLPLWIEGTHRALPKGQALPSPTSRKLKVTIGPVLKASELRANMDADSPTARFDAISQRTHDAVAQLGLAARGGGNAEKAKAQADQLSPIFHELNHKFAENQVDSPVSFYFSLGNFDSHKWTITVDPKTCNIQNTKPSGHADCVVKTSPEIFRKIVQESYVPSMEEFMNGVIKTNDPDLLMRFSAVFRL, from the coding sequence ATGACGCATACCAACGACACCCCTGCCATCCAAGATGGCGCTCCAACAAACGGTCACGCCAACGGCGCCAACGGCTACGCGCTGCCCGCCACCCTTGATGAGCCCACCCTGGAGGGCACGCTCAACGTCGGCGAGTCCCTGCGGGGCAAGCGCATCCTTCTGACGGGCACCACGGGGTTTCTGGGCAAGGTCGTGATGGTGATGCTCTTGCGCAACCATCCCGACATCGAGCAGCTCTACGTGCTCGTGCGCAGCCGCCGCACCCAGAGCGCCACCGAACGCTTCTTTGACGAGGTGGTGCCCTCCGGCGCGCTCGACCCGCTGCGTGAGGTCTACGGGGACGAAGGCTACCTGGAGTTTCTCAACGAGAAGGTCAGCGTGATCGACGGCGACATCTGCCGCCCGAACCTCGGCCTTCCAGACGACGAAGCCCGCGCGCTCTCCTCGCAGCTCGACGTCTTCATCAACTCGGCTGGCCTGACCAACTTCAACCCCAACCTCAAGAACGCGCTGGAGATCAACACCCTCTCCCAGCGCCTCACGCTCGACTTCCTGGAGCTCGGCGACAATCACGCTCGTCTGATGCACGTGTCCACCTGCTTTGTGGCCGGCAACAGCGAGAAGCCCAGCCCCGAAATTTTCCCCGGACCGCGGGTCTACCCCAGAGTCGAAGAGCTGGGACTGGACTACGACCACACCCGCGAGATCGACGACTGCCTCAAGCTCATCGAGCATTTTGAGGACATCTCCCGCGACCAGGAACATCAGGTGCGCTTTGTGCAGCAAGCGCGCGAGTTCCTCAAAAAACATAATCTCAACCCCGCCGACCGGGGCGCTCTGGACTCCGCCTGCGAGCGCGAGCGCGTGAAATGGGTCGATCGCACCCTTTCACTGGAAGGCCGCAAACGCGCCGCGTTCTGGGGTTGGCCCAACATCTACACCTACACCAAGAGTCTGGGTGAACGCATTCTGGCCGATGCCGCAGCCCGTGGCGTCAAGGTCACCATCGTGCGCCCGGCCATCATCGAGAGCGCGGAGAGCTTCCCCCAGCAGGGCTGGAATGAGGGCATCAACACCACCGCCCCGATCTGCTTTATGATGTACAAGGGGCACCGCTTTGTGCCCACCCGGGAGGGCATCAACCTCGACGTCATCCCGGTCGATTACGTCTCCGGCGCGATGCTCGCTGTCACCGCCGCCCTGCTCACCGACCAGCATCACGATGTCTACCACCTGGGCTCCTCCGACTTGAACCCCATCTCGGTGGCTCGCCTGGTCGAGCTCTCCACCCTGGGCAACCGCCGGGTCATCGACCGCGAGGTCAAGACCCCGGGCTGGAAGAAGCTCGTGCTCAAGTCGATGGACTCGGTGGTCGTCGAGCGCAAAGAGTTTGAGCGCCAGTCAGCTCCGGGGCTCAAGCGCACTGTCAGTGGCATGCGCAAACTCCTCAAAAAACTCCCGACCAGAGAGCTCGGCGGCGTAGGCAAAGCCATCGAAGGCGTCGAGAAGTCGCTCAAGAGCGTCGAGGCGATGGCCACGACGACCGAGAAGATCTTTGAGCTCTTCTTCCCCTTCATCTACGACAACCGCCTGACCTTTAAGTCGGGCAACATCGTGGAGCTCTCCGCAAAACTCGGCCCGGCGGAGCGGCCTGTGTACGGCAGCCGCATCCAGGATCTGGACTGGCGCGAGTACTGGATTCAGACGCATATCCCCGGGCTCGCTCGCCACAGCTACCCGGCGCTGGAGGCCAAGCTCAAAGAGCGCAACCGCGAGGTCTACACCTACGACGACCTGGTGGAGCTCTTCGACGCATCGACCACAAACTTCCAGAAACGGGTGGCGCTGCAGCATCAGTCGGGCTCCATCGTGGAGCGTTACACCTACGGGGAGCTCAAAGAGCGCGCCGAGCGCGCCTGCAGCGTGTTGAGCGGCGTGGGCGTGGGCCCGGGCACCACCTGCCTGCTCATCTCGGAGAACCGCCCGCAGTGGGGCATGACCTACTTCGGCATCCTGAAGACCGGCGGCATCGCCGTACCGGTGGATTCGGCGAGCACCACCGAGCAGATCCTCAACATCGCGCGCTCGGCCCGTGCACGGGCGATTGTGCTCAGCCAGGCCGTTGACGAGCGCCTGGGCGCCGAGCTCCGAGAGACCCTCCTCAAAGAGAGCATCCCGGCGCGCACGCTGACCTTCGCGCAGCTCTACAGCCTGGGGCTTCCCGACCAGGCGCAGCTCAGCGAGGTCGCCGAAGCGCCTTCGAGCGACGCCGCCTCCGTCGAGCTTTTGCCCGCCGAGGGTGATGACCCGCTTCTGGCCGAGCTGATGCGCGCTGAGCAGGACGGCCAGCCCCTGGCGAGCCTGATCTTCACCTCGGGGACAACCGGAGCTCCCAAGGGTGTGATGCTCACCCACCAGAACTTCGCACACCTGCTCAACAGCCTGCAGAAGACCTTCCAGATCACCGAGCGAGACGGCTTCTTGAGCGTGCTTCCGCTGCACCACACCTTTGAGTTCGCCTGCGGCTTTTTGATGCCCCTATCCCGCGGCGCCTCCATCACCTACCTGGAGGAGGTCAACGCCGACGAGCTCACCACGGCGATGACGCATAACCGCATCACCGCGCTCATCGGGGTTCCGGCCCTCTGGCAACTTCTTCACCGCCGCATCGACCAGCGCATCAGCGACGCCCCGCCGGCGCTTCGCTTTGCGCTCGAGTCGATGCTCACGGCCAACACCACCCTGCGCGAGAAGTGGGGGGTTAACCTTGGCTCGACCTTCTTTGCGCCGGTGCACGCGGCCTTCGGCGGACGTCTGCGCTACATGATCAGCGGCGCCGCAGCGCTCCCGGTCAACATCCTTGAGACCTTCTACGGCCTGGGCTTCAGCCTCTATGAAGGCTACGGCCTGACCGAAGCCGCCCCGGTGCTCACCGTCAACAGCCCCGAGCGCGGGCTTGCGCCGGGCACCGTGGGTCGCGCTCTCGAAGGCATTGAGGTCGACATCAAAGACCCCAACGATGAGGGCGTCGGCGAAGTCGTCGCCCGCGGCCCCAACGTCATGCGCGGCTACCTGGGCCGCGACGAAGAAACCGCCGCCGCCCTGCAAGATGGCTGGCTGCACACCGGCGACCTGGGCAAGTTCGACCGCCGCGGCAACCTCACCATCGTCGGACGCGAGAAAGAAGTCATCGTCACCGCCGGCGGCAAAAACTGCTACCCGGACGAGCTCGAAGACATCTACTCCAAATGCCCCGACGCCCTGGATCTCTCCATCGTCGGACTGCCCGACGGCAAGGGCTCTGAGCGCGTAGCCTGCCTGGTGCGCCCCGATCTTCCCGAGAACGCCACCGCCGAGCAGATTGCCACGATGCAGTCGGCCATCCGCGAGTGGATTCGCGTCGAGGGTGCCCGCGTGCCCTCCCACTCCCGCGTGCAGGTGTTGCGCTTCTGGAACGACGAGTTCCCCCGCACCGCCACGCGCAAGATCAAACGCAAAGATGTCGTCAAGATCCTGGAACGCCTCATGGCCGCCGAGCTCGAAGCGGTGGACCGCGGCGAAGTTGAAGACACCACCTGGAGCTGGCTCGACAAGGTGCTGGCCACGCTCGCCGACTACAACGCGGCGCATATCCACAACAACACCCACCTGCTCGACGACCTGGGCTTTGACAGCCTGATGTTCGTCGAGCTGGCCTCGATTCTGGAGGCCCGCGACCACCACGTCAGCGCCGAAACACTCGCCACCATCCAGACCGTCGGCGAGCTCCAGGAGCTCCTCGACGGCGGGGCAAGCTCCACCGAGTTGGTTGTCCAACCCAAATCGGTGCTTGAGCGCGTGGACTCCTACGATGTGCCCCCGGCGGTGCAGCGCATGGTCAAAGACTTGCTCTACAACGGCCAGATGAACGCCTACGAACGTCTCTTCGACGTGGAGGTCTTCGGCCGTGCGCACATCCCCTACCACAATCCCAACGTCATCGTGGTGGCCAACCACTCCAGCCACCTGGATATGGGCCTTGTGAAATACGCCCTGGGCGAGTTCGGACAGGATATTCGCGCGCTGGCCGCCGCCGATTACTTCTTCAAAAACACCGCACGCAAAACCTACTTCGGCAACTTCACCAACCTGCTTCCCGTGGAGCGCTCCGGCACCCTGGAGAGCTCCCTGGGCCGCGCGTCGGAGGCGTTGCGCCGCGGCGAGATGTTGTTGATGTTCCCGGAGGGCACGCGCTCCCGCGATGGGAAGTTGCAGGCCTTCCGCCGCGGGCTGGGCTACCTGGTCGACACCCACCAGATCGACGTGTTGCCCCTGTGGATCGAGGGTACCCATCGCGCCCTTCCTAAAGGTCAGGCGCTTCCCTCCCCGACCTCGCGCAAGCTGAAGGTCACGATCGGACCGGTGCTCAAAGCCTCGGAGCTTCGCGCCAACATGGATGCCGATTCGCCCACCGCCCGCTTCGACGCCATCAGCCAGCGCACCCACGATGCGGTCGCGCAGCTGGGGCTCGCCGCGCGCGGCGGCGGAAACGCCGAGAAGGCCAAAGCTCAAGCCGACCAGCTCTCGCCCATCTTCCACGAACTCAACCACAAGTTCGCCGAGAACCAGGTCGATAGCCCCGTGAGCTTCTACTTCAGCCTGGGCAACTTCGACTCCCATAAGTGGACGATCACCGTCGACCCGAAGACCTGCAACATCCAGAACACCAAACCCTCGGGGCACGCCGACTGCGTGGTCAAAACCTCCCCGGAGATCTTCCGCAAGATCGTCCAGGAGAGCTATGTCCCCTCGATGGAGGAGTTCATGAACGGGGTCATCAAGACCAACGATCCCGATCTTCTGATGCGCTTCTCGGCGGTCTTCCGCCTCTGA
- a CDS encoding tetratricopeptide repeat protein, whose translation MSEQKQGRYTEEIKTLHKVAERVAAGESMASILQLTPGDMAFFESRAYEFHRQGQLEKAEEVALGILALDEKRVYPLLVLGDVALRRRDVEQAVMWLERAAEEEAEDVDVLIRLGEALLRAGSLERAHQVLDCVIAAGGAGDEVYARRARALKGVVRGRQRESMSASSPQPAG comes from the coding sequence ATGAGCGAGCAAAAGCAGGGCAGGTATACCGAAGAAATTAAGACGCTCCATAAGGTCGCCGAGCGCGTGGCGGCGGGGGAGTCGATGGCAAGCATCCTTCAACTTACGCCGGGCGATATGGCGTTTTTCGAGAGTCGCGCCTACGAGTTTCATCGTCAGGGGCAACTGGAGAAGGCCGAGGAGGTGGCGCTGGGGATTCTGGCGCTTGATGAAAAGCGCGTGTACCCGCTTCTGGTTCTGGGCGATGTGGCGCTCAGGCGTCGCGACGTCGAGCAGGCAGTGATGTGGCTGGAGCGCGCTGCCGAAGAGGAAGCGGAGGATGTCGACGTGTTGATTCGGCTGGGGGAGGCGCTTTTGCGCGCAGGAAGTCTGGAGCGTGCGCATCAGGTACTTGACTGCGTGATTGCCGCTGGTGGCGCTGGTGATGAGGTTTACGCGCGTCGCGCCCGGGCGCTCAAGGGCGTGGTCCGGGGGCGTCAGCGTGAGTCTATGTCAGCCTCAAGTCCCCAGCCAGCTGGTTGA
- a CDS encoding choice-of-anchor D domain-containing protein — protein sequence MQSLWQSGFRTSGVVLLWMVLASMALVACGDRDGIGETGAGVIEVRPTQIGFAQVDLGDSNTEFLTIRNNSDERLQIFELEMEATGGGSAAGLSLGSVPGLPFALEAQQEQVIEVTYAPEPGEAARGRVRILSSDPRYSAESPLYVEITTLGNSPEILVDPPIVRFARAGTGAFDERQTRLINVGTAPLIIYEAPEYGGGDDFSIALPERSYPLEILPYDSEAVEAGAENYELVIDVLYQPTGQGQDTGEISVVTNDVRDPAPGREDRGLTRIDVRADADAACIEVDSRNRNFGQVPIGSSSNDQVEVTNCGTRVLQIDNVVVAQAGNVFELDLGSWDRSGNGAIDDPVSVAPGMSVNFGIKFIPFEEGTERAEVIIVNNDPIQPELVIDVVGRGADGECPIATALGRVRGVSGMGRPSLTAIPLQYVILDGSQSEDPDGQVVDYQWEVLQGPPGTLVQLGPTQDDPLGNDSSRREFRLLTAGTYRIGLNVIDNDGFRSCEGAEVEIRAVPDQDIHIELTWTNPSDPDEGDGEGSDVDLHLTKMGPGNWAEEPYSVYFQFPNRSQESIWSPEDPSLDIDVRDGAGPENITMRNPANCEWYAIGVHYYRQLFGTAYATVRIYIQGQLRYESALEPLERTGEFWDVARIHWDSGQATIVDVDARYPALPQGQPPEVGNAMVETATELGLCSAQQLY from the coding sequence ATGCAAAGCCTCTGGCAGTCGGGATTTCGAACGAGCGGTGTGGTGCTGCTCTGGATGGTGTTGGCGTCGATGGCGCTTGTTGCCTGCGGCGATCGCGACGGCATCGGTGAAACCGGCGCTGGCGTTATTGAGGTAAGGCCGACTCAGATTGGTTTTGCCCAGGTCGATCTTGGAGACTCGAACACCGAGTTTCTGACGATCCGGAACAACTCCGATGAGCGACTTCAGATCTTTGAACTGGAGATGGAAGCAACCGGTGGTGGAAGCGCCGCCGGGTTGAGCCTGGGCTCGGTGCCAGGGCTTCCCTTCGCGCTGGAAGCCCAACAGGAGCAGGTCATTGAGGTGACCTACGCCCCGGAGCCCGGAGAGGCCGCGCGAGGGCGCGTTCGAATTCTTTCGAGTGATCCGCGCTACTCGGCGGAGTCGCCTCTCTACGTCGAAATCACCACCCTGGGGAATTCGCCGGAGATTCTCGTGGACCCACCCATCGTGCGCTTCGCGCGTGCGGGCACCGGCGCCTTCGATGAGCGCCAGACTCGCCTCATCAACGTGGGTACCGCGCCGCTCATCATTTATGAGGCGCCGGAGTATGGCGGGGGGGATGACTTCAGCATCGCGCTACCCGAGCGAAGCTACCCGCTGGAGATTTTGCCCTACGATTCCGAGGCGGTTGAAGCGGGCGCTGAGAACTATGAGCTTGTGATCGATGTGCTCTACCAACCTACCGGGCAGGGGCAGGATACCGGCGAGATCTCGGTGGTGACCAACGACGTGCGGGATCCGGCGCCCGGTCGTGAAGATCGCGGACTGACGCGTATTGATGTGCGCGCCGACGCGGATGCCGCCTGCATCGAAGTTGACAGTCGAAACCGCAACTTCGGTCAGGTGCCCATCGGAAGTTCCAGCAACGACCAGGTTGAGGTCACCAACTGCGGTACCCGCGTGTTGCAGATCGACAACGTCGTGGTCGCTCAGGCTGGCAACGTCTTCGAGCTGGACCTTGGGAGTTGGGACCGCAGCGGCAATGGCGCGATCGACGATCCGGTATCGGTGGCGCCGGGAATGAGCGTGAACTTCGGCATCAAGTTCATTCCCTTTGAGGAGGGGACTGAGCGCGCGGAAGTGATCATCGTTAACAACGACCCGATTCAGCCCGAGCTGGTCATTGATGTGGTCGGCCGCGGGGCCGACGGGGAGTGCCCGATTGCCACGGCGCTCGGTAGGGTGCGCGGGGTCAGCGGGATGGGCCGGCCCTCGCTCACTGCGATTCCCCTGCAGTACGTGATCCTCGATGGTAGCCAGAGCGAGGACCCGGATGGGCAGGTTGTCGACTATCAGTGGGAGGTGCTCCAGGGCCCCCCGGGAACGCTCGTGCAGCTGGGGCCGACGCAGGATGACCCCCTGGGCAACGACTCTTCTCGGCGCGAGTTTCGCCTGCTCACTGCGGGCACCTACCGTATCGGCCTTAACGTGATCGACAACGACGGGTTCCGCTCCTGCGAGGGGGCCGAAGTCGAGATTCGCGCGGTGCCCGACCAGGACATCCATATCGAGCTGACATGGACAAACCCCAGCGATCCCGATGAGGGAGACGGTGAGGGAAGTGATGTGGATCTGCACCTGACCAAAATGGGGCCGGGAAACTGGGCGGAGGAACCCTACAGCGTGTACTTCCAGTTCCCCAACCGATCCCAGGAGTCGATCTGGAGTCCGGAAGACCCCAGCCTGGACATCGACGTGCGCGATGGGGCGGGCCCGGAGAACATCACGATGCGAAACCCGGCCAACTGCGAATGGTATGCTATCGGTGTGCACTATTACCGGCAGCTCTTTGGTACTGCCTATGCCACCGTGCGCATCTACATTCAGGGACAGCTGCGCTACGAATCGGCGCTTGAGCCCCTGGAGCGCACCGGCGAGTTCTGGGATGTGGCGCGAATTCACTGGGATAGCGGCCAGGCGACGATCGTCGATGTCGATGCACGCTATCCGGCACTTCCCCAGGGGCAGCCGCCGGAGGTAGGCAACGCCATGGTGGAGACCGCCACCGAGCTCGGGTTGTGCAGCGCGCAACAACTCTATTGA
- a CDS encoding NAD-dependent epimerase/dehydratase family protein codes for MTTLITGGTGFLGRHLIDQLLATGQHDLRVLTRRHNAEIEALGVEQIEGGLDDADALKAAVQGVGRVYHLAGLVERDRSQAHRMYALHVEGTRRLFDALIASDTDLEKIVVASTSGTVGVSREASFVADDTSPYAENLVRDWPYYLSKIYQERVCVDYQKRHDLPVVLMRPTLLLGPGDWRESSTGDVVLFMKRKVPGVMPGGLSAVDVRDVAAAFIAAMERAEPGSSYLLGAGNLTLAAFFEHLADITGLSAPRLPVPGKLAKLGGKLLGALQEAGAPSGDLDAASLEMARHFWYIDSSRAKKELGFEPRPLTLTLRDTVQWIREHHPDFAGTASHREEPPAEWVPSETVEYARELRQRAGVEN; via the coding sequence ATGACCACACTCATCACCGGCGGAACCGGCTTTCTGGGCCGACACCTTATCGACCAGCTTCTGGCTACGGGTCAGCATGACCTGCGCGTGCTCACGCGTCGCCACAACGCCGAGATCGAAGCGCTGGGCGTGGAGCAAATCGAGGGCGGCCTCGACGACGCCGACGCCCTCAAAGCGGCGGTCCAGGGCGTAGGTCGGGTCTACCACCTTGCCGGTCTTGTGGAACGCGACCGCAGCCAGGCCCACCGCATGTACGCTCTTCACGTCGAGGGCACCCGGCGGCTCTTTGACGCGCTCATCGCCAGCGACACAGACCTTGAGAAAATCGTCGTGGCCTCGACCAGCGGCACCGTCGGCGTAAGCCGCGAGGCCTCGTTTGTCGCCGACGACACCAGCCCTTATGCCGAGAACCTGGTACGGGACTGGCCTTATTACCTCTCCAAAATCTACCAGGAACGGGTGTGTGTCGATTACCAGAAGCGCCATGACCTTCCGGTGGTCTTGATGCGCCCCACGCTTCTTCTGGGCCCAGGCGACTGGCGGGAGAGCTCGACGGGCGACGTCGTGCTCTTCATGAAACGCAAAGTCCCCGGCGTGATGCCCGGCGGGCTCTCGGCGGTTGATGTGCGCGACGTGGCTGCGGCGTTTATCGCGGCGATGGAGCGCGCTGAGCCCGGCTCAAGCTACCTGCTGGGCGCGGGCAACCTGACGCTTGCGGCGTTTTTCGAGCACCTGGCCGACATCACCGGGCTGAGCGCACCTCGCCTTCCTGTGCCGGGCAAGCTCGCTAAGCTCGGCGGCAAGCTCCTCGGTGCGCTGCAAGAAGCCGGCGCGCCCTCCGGCGACCTGGACGCGGCCAGCTTAGAGATGGCCCGTCACTTCTGGTACATCGACAGCAGCCGCGCCAAAAAAGAGCTGGGCTTTGAGCCGCGCCCTCTCACGCTGACCCTGCGCGATACGGTGCAGTGGATTCGCGAGCATCACCCCGACTTCGCCGGCACCGCCTCGCACCGAGAGGAGCCGCCTGCCGAGTGGGTACCCTCGGAGACGGTGGAGTATGCCCGGGAGCTGCGTCAGCGGGCCGGCGTCGAGAACTGA
- a CDS encoding protein phosphatase 2C domain-containing protein: MPLSETVCPECGEPTRDDDSCPICDRATGEMAAFSAQFASPGQTLDIVVAGRHYGRQELAEVTLVVRVDEVLEEFDGRRVLVASAVSASVSGVDLEGDDALAFVHPTYLIEETTRPRPRHDSWPEEVRRLVRAPVFLEQQGNHTRSVFVDNVGVSVGDLVDLVRGELEYEQVKAIFVSVAELFRKLHRAGWVHLGLTPWNVRVFDRGSEDGFPRIFISQSLGQVFEAPAPVEGGQLEPNNPFEDRGATVVELMPLAFSAEEIERAAALRKNDGAADDDSAFYEPAYDSSSVSEAIEEDEPEVGTEGLEIDAVLDGIDRLFEKGKIDDEIAVTPGFSAPELLSGLGSHDGESADVFALGMLLYFLVSGMVPPASVYTRYAPAIPARNFRPGFLPGLQPVISRATRPHAADRYDSVESMLEAFYEACEAMERRVRSREYAPPVIRLASDTHIGIAKRRRNPTNQDSVFSAASEDGRFALIVVADGVSTASYGSGDLASRALAEEAARVWEDALPTYLLESRVDETRIIRQILGRANHRIVDYVNRTYSPFRGSPHEVMGSTALVAVVLDGVVTLAALGDSRVYLQRGAGLEQMTVDHNLWTLSIKEGVAADTALAMPHGEALARCMGTFVIEEAKLVAVEPQPDLFRFRVIEGDSMLLTTDGLTDFGGPNLLAAEDNILAIMLAEPDPALACLELILLANRGGGGDNIGLSIARFY; encoded by the coding sequence ATGCCCCTGAGTGAAACGGTCTGCCCCGAATGCGGAGAGCCGACCCGTGACGATGATAGCTGCCCGATTTGCGATCGGGCCACCGGTGAGATGGCGGCTTTTAGCGCGCAATTTGCCTCTCCCGGGCAAACCCTCGACATCGTGGTAGCGGGGCGTCATTACGGTCGCCAGGAACTCGCCGAGGTCACCCTTGTGGTTCGTGTCGACGAGGTGCTCGAAGAGTTTGATGGTCGGCGAGTGTTGGTGGCGAGCGCGGTGAGCGCGTCGGTGTCGGGTGTGGACCTGGAAGGCGATGATGCGCTGGCTTTTGTGCATCCGACCTACCTGATCGAGGAAACCACGCGACCACGGCCACGGCATGACTCCTGGCCTGAAGAGGTGCGTCGGCTGGTGCGTGCACCGGTCTTCCTGGAGCAGCAGGGCAATCATACCCGCTCGGTCTTTGTGGATAATGTGGGTGTCTCGGTCGGTGACCTGGTTGATCTGGTGCGCGGAGAGCTCGAGTACGAGCAGGTCAAAGCGATCTTCGTTTCGGTCGCCGAGCTGTTTCGGAAGTTGCATCGCGCCGGCTGGGTGCATCTGGGGCTGACCCCCTGGAATGTGCGCGTTTTTGATCGTGGAAGCGAAGACGGGTTTCCTCGCATCTTTATCTCGCAGTCGCTCGGTCAGGTCTTTGAAGCTCCCGCCCCCGTTGAGGGCGGTCAGCTTGAACCGAACAATCCCTTTGAAGATCGGGGCGCGACCGTCGTGGAGCTAATGCCGCTTGCCTTCTCCGCGGAGGAGATCGAGCGCGCCGCAGCGCTGCGCAAGAACGACGGTGCGGCTGACGACGATAGCGCTTTCTATGAGCCGGCGTACGACTCGTCCTCCGTCTCGGAGGCGATCGAGGAGGATGAGCCGGAAGTTGGCACCGAAGGTCTGGAGATCGACGCGGTACTCGACGGCATCGACCGGCTCTTTGAGAAGGGCAAGATCGACGACGAGATCGCGGTGACGCCAGGCTTCTCTGCGCCGGAGCTGCTCAGTGGCCTTGGGAGCCACGATGGCGAGTCGGCGGATGTCTTCGCGCTGGGGATGCTGCTTTATTTTCTGGTCTCAGGCATGGTGCCGCCGGCTTCGGTGTACACGCGCTACGCGCCGGCGATTCCTGCGCGGAACTTCCGCCCGGGCTTTCTTCCGGGGCTTCAGCCCGTGATTTCGCGGGCGACCCGACCGCATGCCGCCGACCGTTACGACAGCGTCGAGTCGATGCTGGAGGCCTTCTACGAGGCGTGTGAGGCCATGGAGCGGCGCGTGCGCTCTCGCGAGTATGCGCCGCCGGTGATTCGCCTTGCGAGTGATACGCACATCGGCATCGCCAAGCGTCGTCGCAATCCGACCAATCAGGACAGCGTCTTCTCGGCCGCCTCCGAAGACGGTCGTTTCGCGCTTATCGTCGTTGCCGACGGGGTATCGACCGCGAGTTACGGCTCCGGGGACCTTGCCAGTCGGGCGTTGGCCGAGGAGGCGGCGCGCGTCTGGGAAGATGCTCTGCCGACCTATTTGCTCGAAAGCCGGGTCGACGAGACGCGCATCATTCGTCAGATTCTGGGACGCGCGAATCATCGGATTGTCGATTACGTCAACCGCACCTATTCGCCCTTTCGGGGGAGTCCGCACGAGGTGATGGGCTCGACAGCGCTGGTGGCGGTGGTGCTCGATGGGGTGGTGACGCTGGCTGCGCTGGGCGATAGCCGCGTTTATTTGCAGCGGGGCGCGGGGCTGGAACAGATGACCGTCGATCACAACCTGTGGACGCTCTCGATCAAAGAAGGCGTCGCTGCCGATACTGCGCTGGCGATGCCGCACGGCGAAGCGCTGGCACGGTGCATGGGCACCTTTGTGATCGAGGAGGCAAAGCTCGTGGCGGTGGAGCCCCAGCCGGATCTTTTCCGTTTCCGCGTGATCGAGGGCGACTCCATGCTGCTTACCACCGACGGCCTGACGGACTTCGGTGGTCCAAACTTGCTGGCAGCTGAGGATAATATCCTGGCGATCATGCTGGCGGAGCCGGACCCGGCGCTGGCCTGCCTGGAGCTTATTTTGCTGGCAAACCGCGGCGGCGGGGGCGACAACATCGGACTGTCGATCGCCCGATTCTACTAA